The window GGTGGTGTTATGGGTGGTTGTTCGTCACTGTTCTGTTCATTGCAAGCCTTGTGAACAGCAGTTATGGAAGGGCGTTAAAGGCTATAAGAGAAGACAGAATTGCTGCAGAAGCAATGGGAATAAACGTTTTTAAACACCAGCTTCTTTCCTTCGTCACAGGAGCGTTCTTTGCGGGTGTTTCAGGCTCCCTTTATGCCCACTGGGTTACAACAATAGATCCCAGAATCACCACACTTGGTCCCATGCTCACTTTTTACATTCTCATCATGATAGTCCTCGGAGGGCTGGGTAGTATATCGGGCTCACTCATAGGAGCAGCACTTTTCACAATACTGTTTGAGTGGCTCAGAGATTTAGAGGAACCTTTCAACTTCTTTGGCATCCACGTTCCCGGTATAAAAGGCATGAGAATCCTGGTTATATCCGTTATTTTCATTCTCGTTATGATATTCTGGCGAAGGGGAATAATGGGAAGGGAAGAACTCACATGGAACAACCTGTACAACTGGATTTTTGCTCGAGGTAAGGATGGTGAAGACAGATGACTGTCGCCGATCTCTCTAAAAAACCGCTTCTTATACTTGACCATGTCACAATGCAATTCGGTGGTCTTGTGGCAGTTGATGATTTCAGCAATGAGATAAGAGAAGGAGAACTTGTTGGACTCATAGGACCAAACGGTGCAGGGAAAACTACGGTTTTCAATGTGATAACGGGAATATATAGTCCTACAAAAGGCAGAATCATATTCGATGGTATAGACATCACTGGTTTGAAACCATACCAGATCACTCACCTGGGAATAGCAAGGACTTTCCAGAACATCAGATTGTTCTCCGACATGACTGTACTTGAGAATGTCCTTGTTGCTCAGCACCACGTTCTTTCCAATCCGAATGTGGAAAAAATTCTTCTAAAGCACGGAAAAAAGAAAAAAGGAGAAGGGCATTTCTGGTTCTGGCGTTCAGTTACGAAGATTGGATACATGAAGAAAGAAAGGGAAATGCTTGAGAAGGCAAAAGATTTGATAAAGAGGGTAGGACTTGAAAAGGTAATGTACGAGAAGGCTTCTTCACTTCCATATGGAGATCAAAGAAAACTGGAGATAGCCCGCGCTCTTGCAACAGATCCCAAATTGATTCTCCTGGACGAACCCGCAGCAGGTATGAACCCAAGAGAAACAGAGGATTTGATGGAGTTTATAGAAAGAATAAGAAAAGATTTCAAGCTCACGGTCTTTTTAATAGAACACGACATGAAACTGGTCATGGGAATATGTGAAAGAATCATTGTAATGGACTATGGTAGGATCATATCTGAAGGCACTCCAAAAGAGGTTCAAAACGATCCAGGGGTCATAGAGGCTTACCTTGGAAGGGAGTGGGAGAGTGTCTGACATCGTTCTTGAAGTGAAAAATATGCATGTCTACTATGGGGCAATTCACGCACTCAAAGGAATAGATTTAAGAGTTCCAAAGGGAAAAATTGTTACGCTCATTGGAGCAAACGGTGCCGGGAAAACAACCACACTCTCTGCAATAGCTGGACTGGTGAAAGTACAGGAAGGTAAAGTTTTCTTCAACGATCAAGATATTACAAATACACCACCTCATGTGATAAACAGAATGGGAATTGCACTTGTTCCCGAGGGAAGAAGAATCTTTCCTGAACTCACTGTTCTTGAGAATTTGATGATGGGAGCATACAACAGAAAAGACAAAGAAGGAATAAAGCAGGATCTAGAATGGATTTTTTCTCTCTTTCCAAGGTTGAAGGAAAGATTGAAGCAGCTCGGAGGTACCCTTTCCGGAGGAGAGCAGCAGATGCTTGCCATTGGAAGAGCACTGATGAGCAGGCCAAAACTCTTAATGATGGACGAACCTTCCCTTGGTCTTGCTCCCATACTGGTTTCTGAGGTTTTCGATGTCATCAAAAAGATCAACGAGGAAG is drawn from Thermotoga sp. and contains these coding sequences:
- a CDS encoding branched-chain amino acid ABC transporter permease: TNVILTVAFILFMILLLHLANKYLDSYQLRVVRLIAIYGVMAVSLNLINGITGIFSLGHAGFILIGAYTASLLTLSPEQKTMSFIIEPIVPWLANLHTDFFTATIAGGMMAALFAFLIGWPVLRLSGDYLAIASLGFAEVIRIIALNAISVTNGPLGLKGIPEYSNIWWCYGWLFVTVLFIASLVNSSYGRALKAIREDRIAAEAMGINVFKHQLLSFVTGAFFAGVSGSLYAHWVTTIDPRITTLGPMLTFYILIMIVLGGLGSISGSLIGAALFTILFEWLRDLEEPFNFFGIHVPGIKGMRILVISVIFILVMIFWRRGIMGREELTWNNLYNWIFARGKDGEDR
- a CDS encoding ABC transporter ATP-binding protein — protein: MTVADLSKKPLLILDHVTMQFGGLVAVDDFSNEIREGELVGLIGPNGAGKTTVFNVITGIYSPTKGRIIFDGIDITGLKPYQITHLGIARTFQNIRLFSDMTVLENVLVAQHHVLSNPNVEKILLKHGKKKKGEGHFWFWRSVTKIGYMKKEREMLEKAKDLIKRVGLEKVMYEKASSLPYGDQRKLEIARALATDPKLILLDEPAAGMNPRETEDLMEFIERIRKDFKLTVFLIEHDMKLVMGICERIIVMDYGRIISEGTPKEVQNDPGVIEAYLGREWESV
- a CDS encoding ABC transporter ATP-binding protein — translated: MSDIVLEVKNMHVYYGAIHALKGIDLRVPKGKIVTLIGANGAGKTTTLSAIAGLVKVQEGKVFFNDQDITNTPPHVINRMGIALVPEGRRIFPELTVLENLMMGAYNRKDKEGIKQDLEWIFSLFPRLKERLKQLGGTLSGGEQQMLAIGRALMSRPKLLMMDEPSLGLAPILVSEVFDVIKKINEEGTTILLVEQNALGALKIAHYGYVLETGRIVLEGEAKELLDNEMVKKAYLGVA